One Pseudoliparis swirei isolate HS2019 ecotype Mariana Trench chromosome 4, NWPU_hadal_v1, whole genome shotgun sequence genomic window carries:
- the LOC130192263 gene encoding cytochrome b5 isoform X1, whose translation MGEEISDIPLHTGSLSTNDTNVEKNGETESVKYYTLEEIRAHSLSSDAWLIIHDNVYDITSFVEEHPGGEEVLLEQAGSDATESFEDVGHSTDAREMLQQYYIGEVHMDDRKKEQTKDENKVNSGESSSSWTTWLISAIIAVVVGVVYRYYVFEHKSS comes from the exons ATGGGTGAGGAAATAAGCGACATCCCCCTTCACACGGGTAGTTTATCCACGAATGACACCAATGTTGAGAAAAACGGCGAAACAGAAAGTGTGAAATATTACACATTAGAAGAAATACGAGCGCATAGTTTGAGCAGTGACGCTTGGCTCATCATCCACGACAACGTGTATGACATCACAAGTTTCGTCGAAGAG CAtcctggaggtgaggaggtgttgCTCGAGCAGGCTGGTTCGGACGCCACAGAGAGCTTTGAGGATGTGGGTCATTCTACAGATGCCAGGGAGATGCTCCAGCAGTACTACATTGGGGAGGTGCACATG GATGACAGAAAAAAGGAGCAAACAAAG GATGAAAATAAGGTGAACTCGGGAGAGTCCAG cagctcctggaccACATGGTTGATATCTGCGATTATAGCAGTTGTAGTTGGTGTCGTGTATCGTTACTATGTGTTTGAACACAAGTCGTCTTGA
- the LOC130192263 gene encoding cytochrome b5 isoform X2: MGEEISDIPLHTGSLSTNDTNVEKNGETESVKYYTLEEIRAHSLSSDAWLIIHDNVYDITSFVEEHPGGEEVLLEQAGSDATESFEDVGHSTDAREMLQQYYIGEVHMDDRKKEQTKDENKVNSGESSSWTTWLISAIIAVVVGVVYRYYVFEHKSS, from the exons ATGGGTGAGGAAATAAGCGACATCCCCCTTCACACGGGTAGTTTATCCACGAATGACACCAATGTTGAGAAAAACGGCGAAACAGAAAGTGTGAAATATTACACATTAGAAGAAATACGAGCGCATAGTTTGAGCAGTGACGCTTGGCTCATCATCCACGACAACGTGTATGACATCACAAGTTTCGTCGAAGAG CAtcctggaggtgaggaggtgttgCTCGAGCAGGCTGGTTCGGACGCCACAGAGAGCTTTGAGGATGTGGGTCATTCTACAGATGCCAGGGAGATGCTCCAGCAGTACTACATTGGGGAGGTGCACATG GATGACAGAAAAAAGGAGCAAACAAAG GATGAAAATAAGGTGAACTCGGGAGAGTCCAG ctcctggaccACATGGTTGATATCTGCGATTATAGCAGTTGTAGTTGGTGTCGTGTATCGTTACTATGTGTTTGAACACAAGTCGTCTTGA
- the zgc:162592 gene encoding adenosine receptor A2b, with translation MYLALNFSTSADSNLSGVDPQRLQELAHRSVKVSIIIVLGAMITLGNIAVLLVITSTVAGWSRNSRYFLLSLTAADSAFGLLVMPLNLSVSLLKDYTEGPDALCHVVAFFNATVYSTCMYTLATISLERYIAVFYPLKYSSLLTRKRTLLLIAFAWCFPPFILSPISFPGGIIEVHFSTASLVCNPSYSTNAVYSLSLTCFIFFPCSIIMTYANMRVWCAAKRQRLKLRKYDSARRRRHNMASKVLVPVMAAYYTCWTPCMAAMIYNAVSGSSAPEWIEFVVVWLPTSNGFLNCIFYFWVNRNFRRKFHLVLQRLFLALCPKLADTFGCCSALKTQFVSGILDNNNSVHERSSSVSSTCTLLSLA, from the exons ATGTATTTAGCGCTTAACTTCTCAACTTCTGCCGATTCCAACCTGTCAGGCGTTGACCCTCAGAGACTGCAGGAACTGGCTCACCGGTCTGTTAAAGTAAGCATTATTATCGTTTTGGGCGCGATGATAACTTTGGGAAATATTGCAGTTCTCCTGGTTATTACTTCCACCGTGGCTGGTTGGTCAAGAAACTCTCGgtactttctcctctctctcactgctGCAGACTCCGCGTTTGGACTGCTGGTCATGCCCTTGAATCTCTCGGTGAGCCTGCTAAAGGACTACACCGAAGGGCCAGATGCTCTTTGTCACGTCGTGGCCTTTTTCAATGCCACCGTCTACTCCACCTGCATGTATACACTGGCCACGATAAGCCTGGAGAGGTACATTGCAGTGTTTTACCCGCTGAAATATTCATCTCTGTTGACAAGAAAAAGGACCCTCCTCCTGATTGCCTTCGCCTGGTGCTTCCCTCCCTTTATACTGTCGCCAATATCATTCCCAGGTGGCATTATCGAGGTTCATTTTTCAACCGCATCCCTGGTCTGCAATCCATCCTACTCCACAAATGCTGTATACTCCCTGAGCTTGACATGCTTTATATTTTTCCCCTGCTCCATCATCATGACTTACGCAAACATGAGAGTGTGGTGCGcggcaaagagacagagactgaAACTGCGCAAATACGACTCTGCGCGTCGCAGGAGACACAATATGGCATCCAAAGTGCTTGTGCCTGTGATGGCAGCCTACTACACTTGTTGGACACCCTGCATGGCAGCTATGATCTACAATG CAGTGTCTGGCAGCAGCGCACCAGAGTGGATTGAGTTTGTGGTGGTATGGCTGCCCACCTCCAACGGTTTCCTCAACTGCATCTTCTACTTCTGGGTGAACCGAAACTTCCGCAGGAAATTCCACCTCGTACTTCAAAGGCTCTTTCTGGCCCTCTGTCCCAAACTGGCTGACACCTTTGGATGCTGCAGCGCTTTAAAGACACAGTTTGTGTCAGGAATTCTGGATAATAACAACAGCGTCCATGAGCGTTCCTCCAGCGTATCCTCCACATGCACCTTGTTGAGTTTGGCTTAG